Genomic window (Caldinitratiruptor microaerophilus):
TCGGGTTCCCCGAGACCGAGGCGGTGACGCAGCAGGAGCTCCTCCAGCTGGAGTGCGAGATCCTGGTCCCTGCCGCCCTGGAGAACCAGATCACCGGCGAGGTCGCCCGGGGCATCCGCGCCCGCATCGTGGCCGAGGCGGCCAACGGCCCCACCACGCCCGACGGCGACCAGGTCCTCGCCGAGCGCGGGATCTTCCTCATCCCGGACATCCTGGCGAACGCCGGGGGGGTGACCGTCTCCTACTTCGAGTGGGTGCAGAACCTGAGCGGGCTCTACTGGACGGAGGCCGAGGTGCTGCACCGCCTGGAGGAGCGCATGGTCGCCGCCTTCCACAGGGTGACGCGGACCGCCGAAGGGCGGGGCCTCGACATGCGCACGGCCGCCTACGTCGTGGCCGTCCAGCGGATCACCGAGGCCCTCAAGGCGCGGGGTCTCCTGGACTGAGCGCTGCCAGGATGGCGGCCTCGTGCTCCGGCCGGAGGCCGCCGGTGACCAGATCCGCCAGAACGCCGGCCAGCGGGGCCACCCGGTCCTGCTGGCCGGCTTCCGTCAGCCGCGCCGTGGCCAGGTGGCCCAGCGCCAGCCAGTACGCGTCCTCCGGCCCGAACCCCGGGGCCAGCGGCGCCTCCGTCCGCTGCCAGCGTCCGTCGCGCCGTTCGTAGAGGGGCCACAGGAGGCCCAGGGCGTCCAGGAGGGCCAGCTCGTCGATGACTTCCTCCACCACGGTGTCCCGCGGCCCTCTCAGCCCGATCCGGTCGGCCAGGGACTGCAGCCGGTCCACGGGTCCCGACTGGCCGCTCAGTTCGGCCAGCACGGCCGCCGCCAGCACCGTGCCCATCCACCAGTAGTCCTCCGGCCCGAAGGGCCGCCCATAGAGGTCGGGGGCCTCACGCAGGGCCCCCCGCCCGCTCTCCAGCACTTCCCGCACCTGCGGGTCCATTCGCGCGCCTTCCCTCCACGCGGGAGCCGGGGTTTGCCCACGCCGCGAGCCGCTCGGCAAGCTCCTGCAGGCGCCGGTCGACCCGGTCGAAGACGCTCCCGGGGGTGAACCCGCCGTCCGGGAGCGGCTCCCCGGCAGGAACGCCGGTGAGGAGCTCGATCCCCTCCTCCACCGTGCTCACGGCCCAGATGTGGAACTGGCCGGCCCGGACGGCGTCCACCACCTCCGGGCTCAGCATCAGGTTCGCCAGGTTCTGCCGGGGGATCATGACGCCCTGGCGGCCGGTCAGCCCCTTCACCTTGCAGACCTGGAAGAACCCCTCGATCTTCTCGTTCACGCCCCCGATCGGCTGCACCTGGCCGCGCTGGTTGACCGAGCCCGTGACGGCGATGCCCTGGTCGACGGGCAGCCCCGACAGCGCCGAGAGCAGGGCGTAGAGTTCGGTGCTCGACGCGCTGTCGCCGTCCACGGGGACATAGGTCTGTTCGAAGGCGATGCTGGCCGAAAGCGCCAGCGGCCGGCGCTGGGCAAAGCGCTCGCCCAGGTATCCCGAGAGGGTCAGCACGCCCTTGTCGTGGATCTGACCGGACATCTGGATCTCGCGCTCGATGTGAAGGATCCCCTTCTCGCCCATGTAGACGCGTGCGGTGATGCGGCTGGGGGCGCCGAAGCTGTAATCGCCGATCCGCATCACCGTGAGCCCGTTCACCTGGCCCACGACCGCCCCGTCCACGTCGACGAGGAGGATCCCCCGCTCGATGAGCTCACGCGTCCGCTCGGCCGGCAGGGCAGAGCGCTCCGCCTTCTCGGCGATCGCCCGGTCCACGTGCACGGCCCGCACCACGGGGCTACCGTCGGCCGCCGCCCAGGCGTCCGCCTCGTAGATGAGCTCGACCAGCTCGTTGAAGCGGGCGGAGAACTTCTCCCGGTCCTCCGCCAGGCGGTGGCTGTGCTCCATCACCCGGGCCACCGCTCCGGCGTCCAGGTGCCGGAGGCCGTCGCGCCGGCACACCTGGGCGATGAACGAGGCGTAGCCGCGCACGGTCTCCGGGACGACCGGCATGACCGTGTCGAACTCCGCCTTGAGCTTGAAGAGCTTGCGGAACCCCTCGTCGACGGCGTAGAGCAGGTGGAAGAGGTGCGCGCTGCCGATGAGGATGACCTTGACGTTCAGGGGGATGGGCTGGGGGCGCAGCGTCTCCAGGGGTACCAGGCGGAGCTCCTGCCCGGCAGGCTCGATCCGCACCTCGCGGCTCGCCAGCGCCCGCTTGAGCGCGTCCCAGGCGAACGGGCTCTGCAGGAGGTCGGCGGCCTGCAGGATCAGGTAACCGCCGTTGGCGCGGTGGAGG
Coding sequences:
- a CDS encoding Lon protease family protein yields the protein MRERLALAPEDLRRTWDPAELGFATTAELPELTGLVGQARAVKALEFGLAIKMPGYNIYVAGPPGTGKTSYTRSLVARRAEAEPPADDWVYVCNFDQPDQPQALRLPPGVGPQLARDVDEMLHDAVVAAGRALESKEHAEQREELVRRARAQMAEVVARLEATAQEQGFLITQTEQGYMPVPVLRGQALTEQEFNTLDPERRREIARRAEQMREAIAEASRQMWELEKSVQESLRTLDAAVARAAVHPVMERIKARYTGLPEVVAWLERVQEELIGGMRLGQNPGAPLPPQATEELRPGQRPDPFARFRVNVFVTRDGEKGAPVVVETNPTYTNLFGKVEYTGTGTQFQTSVTRIKAGALHRANGGYLILQAADLLQSPFAWDALKRALASREVRIEPAGQELRLVPLETLRPQPIPLNVKVILIGSAHLFHLLYAVDEGFRKLFKLKAEFDTVMPVVPETVRGYASFIAQVCRRDGLRHLDAGAVARVMEHSHRLAEDREKFSARFNELVELIYEADAWAAADGSPVVRAVHVDRAIAEKAERSALPAERTRELIERGILLVDVDGAVVGQVNGLTVMRIGDYSFGAPSRITARVYMGEKGILHIEREIQMSGQIHDKGVLTLSGYLGERFAQRRPLALSASIAFEQTYVPVDGDSASSTELYALLSALSGLPVDQGIAVTGSVNQRGQVQPIGGVNEKIEGFFQVCKVKGLTGRQGVMIPRQNLANLMLSPEVVDAVRAGQFHIWAVSTVEEGIELLTGVPAGEPLPDGGFTPGSVFDRVDRRLQELAERLAAWANPGSRVEGRRANGPAGAGSAGERAGGPA